The following proteins are encoded in a genomic region of Cyclonatronum proteinivorum:
- a CDS encoding inorganic diphosphatase, translating to MISGCNENTHSGTPYDHTSSLTAIRDRDFLHGISPEASGQLVNTVIEIPAGSNAKWEVNKETGHLEWEVRGDSLRVIRYLPYPANYGMVPQSLMPASEGGDDDPLDVFVLGPRAKTGSIIRTRVIGVLYMKDDGEQDDKLIAVDTDSWFGNIETLEALNANFPGITNILSTWLANYKGPGADVELMGTGDEAEAAAILARGISAYRIVREQ from the coding sequence GTGATATCAGGCTGTAACGAGAATACCCATTCGGGTACGCCTTACGATCACACTTCTTCGCTCACTGCAATTAGGGATCGTGACTTCCTGCACGGCATATCACCCGAAGCCAGCGGGCAGCTCGTGAATACGGTTATCGAAATTCCCGCAGGCTCAAATGCCAAGTGGGAAGTGAACAAAGAGACGGGGCATCTTGAATGGGAGGTACGGGGCGATTCACTCCGGGTGATCCGTTACCTACCCTACCCGGCTAATTACGGAATGGTGCCGCAAAGCCTGATGCCAGCCAGTGAGGGCGGAGACGACGACCCCTTGGATGTGTTTGTACTCGGCCCGCGGGCCAAAACGGGTTCCATTATCCGTACCCGTGTAATCGGCGTACTCTACATGAAGGATGACGGAGAGCAGGATGATAAACTCATTGCCGTTGATACCGACAGCTGGTTCGGAAATATTGAAACCCTCGAAGCCCTAAACGCAAACTTCCCGGGGATAACGAATATTTTAAGCACATGGCTGGCAAACTATAAGGGGCCCGGCGCTGATGTTGAACTCATGGGAACCGGGGATGAAGCAGAAGCTGCCGCCATTTTAGCGCGCGGGATATCAGCTTACCGCATTGTACGCGAGCAATAA
- a CDS encoding ligase-associated DNA damage response DEXH box helicase has protein sequence MEPTSSHPSEFLNTRPSWPVVSRYFEQRGWAPFPFQQELWTHFLHGKSGLLNAPTGSGKTYAVWVPVLMNWLDGQMKPGNTSPEKKTKKRGKPAVKGLRVLWITPLRALAKDTEKALTGMCAEMEIPWEVARRTGDTSSSQKQKIDRKPPQCLITTPESLHILIAKKNFASMFSTLEAVIVDEWHELLASKRGVMAELGLAVLRDLRPDLRIWGISATIGNMEQALDVLCGSPEKTRDAVIIKADIPKKLEVRTLLPDRAEAFSWAGHIGARLIPKLLPVLAQSRSTLLFTNTRAQAEIWYQQLLDADPMLAGQMALHHGSLDPDIRQWVEDALHEGRLKLVVSTSSLDLGVDFSPVETVVQVGSPKGVARFLQRAGRSGHQPGATSRIWFVPTHAMEIIESAALQTAIAQGYIEERLPFENPLDLLVQFLATLAVGDGFLPEPTLRIVRSTYAYRELTDEEWEWSLGFLTTGGNALKRYDEYNRVTIDENGRYEMTDKRKARRHRLSIGTILADQALKVKFVSGGFIGTVEESFIARLKPGETFLFAGRYLEFVRLKDLTVQVRKSSAKKGAVSRWMGGRMQLSTQLSEMIRLKIEDANAGKLDSEEMQAVKPLLDIQKERSALPRHDQLLIEQLKSREGWHLFFYPIEGRMVHEGLAALIAWRISQLSPISFSIAMNDYGFELLSPTEPPIERALAEGLLSPKNLDDDIPKSINASEMARRHFREIARISGLIFQGFPGQHVGSKHLQANSSLLFDVFSEHDPDNFLLRQSYDEIMTLQLETQRLARVLERISAKEVILTRPDRATPFAFPIMVDRLRAKLTSEKLQDRIMRMKLQLER, from the coding sequence TTGGAGCCAACCTCTTCCCATCCGTCCGAATTTCTTAACACACGTCCATCATGGCCGGTCGTATCCCGATATTTTGAACAGCGCGGGTGGGCACCCTTTCCGTTTCAGCAAGAACTGTGGACGCACTTTCTGCACGGCAAATCCGGATTGCTGAATGCCCCGACCGGCAGCGGCAAAACCTACGCCGTCTGGGTCCCCGTGCTCATGAACTGGCTCGACGGGCAGATGAAGCCCGGAAACACATCCCCCGAAAAGAAAACCAAAAAACGCGGCAAACCCGCCGTGAAAGGACTTCGGGTGCTCTGGATTACCCCGCTCCGCGCGCTCGCCAAAGACACCGAAAAAGCCCTCACCGGGATGTGCGCCGAAATGGAAATCCCCTGGGAAGTTGCGCGCCGCACCGGCGATACGAGTAGTTCGCAAAAACAAAAAATCGACCGAAAACCGCCGCAGTGCCTGATTACGACGCCCGAAAGCCTGCATATCCTGATTGCCAAAAAGAATTTCGCCTCCATGTTCAGCACCCTCGAAGCCGTCATTGTGGATGAATGGCACGAGTTACTCGCAAGCAAGCGCGGGGTGATGGCCGAGCTGGGGCTGGCCGTGCTGCGCGACCTCCGGCCGGACCTCCGGATTTGGGGTATTTCCGCGACCATCGGCAACATGGAACAGGCGCTTGATGTGCTGTGCGGGAGTCCGGAGAAAACCCGCGACGCGGTGATCATCAAAGCGGACATCCCCAAAAAGCTGGAAGTGCGCACGCTGCTGCCGGACCGGGCAGAAGCCTTCAGCTGGGCGGGTCATATCGGGGCGCGGCTCATCCCCAAACTGCTGCCGGTTCTGGCGCAAAGCCGCTCAACCCTGCTGTTCACCAACACCCGCGCGCAGGCCGAAATCTGGTATCAGCAACTGCTCGACGCCGACCCCATGCTGGCGGGTCAGATGGCGCTGCATCACGGCTCGCTCGATCCGGACATCCGGCAGTGGGTTGAAGACGCGCTGCACGAAGGGCGCCTGAAGCTCGTGGTCTCGACCTCAAGCCTGGACTTGGGCGTAGATTTTAGTCCGGTGGAGACCGTGGTGCAGGTCGGTAGTCCGAAGGGCGTGGCGCGCTTCCTGCAGCGGGCGGGACGCAGCGGACATCAGCCGGGCGCGACAAGCCGGATATGGTTTGTGCCGACGCACGCGATGGAAATCATCGAATCAGCGGCCCTCCAAACGGCCATTGCGCAGGGCTACATCGAAGAACGCCTCCCGTTTGAGAATCCGCTGGACCTGCTCGTGCAGTTTCTGGCGACCCTTGCGGTCGGGGATGGCTTTCTGCCCGAACCGACGCTCCGGATCGTGCGCAGCACCTACGCCTACCGCGAACTCACGGACGAAGAATGGGAGTGGTCGCTCGGTTTCCTCACAACCGGCGGAAACGCCCTCAAACGGTACGACGAGTACAACCGCGTGACCATTGACGAAAACGGTCGCTACGAGATGACCGACAAGCGCAAGGCCCGACGGCACCGGCTTTCGATTGGCACCATCCTGGCCGATCAGGCGCTCAAGGTGAAATTTGTAAGCGGCGGTTTTATCGGTACGGTGGAAGAATCCTTCATCGCGCGCCTCAAACCCGGCGAGACCTTTTTGTTTGCGGGCCGCTACCTCGAGTTTGTCCGGCTGAAGGACCTGACGGTGCAGGTCCGGAAGTCGAGCGCGAAAAAAGGCGCTGTAAGCCGTTGGATGGGCGGACGCATGCAGCTGAGCACGCAGCTCTCCGAAATGATCCGCCTCAAAATTGAAGACGCCAACGCCGGAAAGCTGGACTCGGAAGAAATGCAGGCCGTGAAGCCGCTGCTTGACATCCAAAAAGAGCGGTCGGCGCTGCCGCGGCACGATCAGCTGCTCATCGAACAGCTCAAATCGCGGGAAGGCTGGCACCTGTTTTTCTACCCGATAGAAGGCCGCATGGTGCACGAAGGCCTTGCCGCGCTCATCGCGTGGCGCATATCGCAGCTGAGCCCAATTTCCTTCTCCATTGCCATGAACGACTACGGCTTCGAGCTGCTGAGTCCGACCGAGCCGCCGATTGAACGCGCTTTAGCCGAAGGCCTGCTCAGCCCGAAAAACCTCGATGATGACATCCCCAAAAGCATCAACGCCTCCGAAATGGCACGGCGTCACTTCCGCGAAATCGCCCGCATTTCGGGCCTGATTTTCCAGGGCTTTCCGGGTCAGCACGTGGGCTCCAAACACCTGCAGGCCAACTCCTCCCTGCTCTTCGACGTGTTCAGCGAGCACGACCCGGATAATTTCCTGCTGCGCCAAAGCTACGACGAAATCATGACCCTTCAGCTTGAAACGCAGCGCCTCGCCCGCGTACTCGAGCGGATTTCTGCGAAGGAAGTCATCCTCACCCGCCCCGACCGCGCTACCCCCTTTGCCTTCCCCATCATGGTAGACCGCCTCCGCGCCAAGCTCACCTCCGAAAAACTACAGGACCGCATTATGCGGATGAAGTTGCAGTTGGAGCGGTGA
- a CDS encoding IS982 family transposase: MTLSDNKITEIYCLVDNFCIGFHRSMAKHMLGNTPKRKPNLSTSEVITIMILFHHSGYRTIKCFYTQYVKVHMCHLFPKTVSYNRFVELMAGANLPLALFVKECCMGKCTGISFIDSTPLRVCKNKRISNHKVFKGIGQLGKSSIGFFFGFKLHLAVNDKGELLNFLISPGNMDDRDPLKNPNFIKAFTGKMYADKGYISAALSRILFDDGIHLITQIRKNMKNCLMSLNDKILLRKRSVIETINDELKNMCQIEHSRHRSFANFLSNLLSGLAAYSFFPKKPAIKYESVHTNQLSMI; this comes from the coding sequence ATGACATTATCCGACAATAAAATTACCGAAATATACTGCCTGGTTGACAACTTCTGCATCGGCTTTCATCGCTCAATGGCCAAGCATATGCTTGGAAATACCCCCAAGCGAAAGCCAAATCTGTCTACCAGCGAGGTGATCACAATTATGATTCTGTTTCATCACAGTGGATATCGCACCATCAAGTGCTTCTATACTCAATATGTCAAGGTACACATGTGTCATCTTTTCCCCAAGACCGTTTCATATAATCGCTTCGTTGAGCTTATGGCTGGTGCCAATTTGCCGCTGGCATTATTTGTCAAAGAGTGCTGTATGGGAAAGTGCACCGGTATCTCATTCATAGATTCCACTCCGCTGCGTGTGTGCAAAAACAAGCGTATATCCAACCATAAAGTCTTCAAGGGCATTGGCCAGTTGGGTAAATCTTCAATAGGATTTTTCTTCGGATTTAAACTTCATCTGGCTGTCAATGATAAGGGAGAATTGCTCAACTTCCTGATTAGTCCGGGAAATATGGACGACCGTGATCCCCTTAAAAATCCTAACTTTATCAAAGCTTTTACAGGAAAAATGTATGCAGATAAAGGCTATATCTCAGCGGCACTGTCCAGGATTTTGTTTGATGACGGCATTCATCTGATTACCCAAATACGCAAGAATATGAAAAATTGCCTGATGAGTCTTAATGACAAAATCCTGTTGCGAAAGAGATCTGTTATTGAGACCATAAATGATGAACTCAAAAACATGTGTCAAATTGAACATTCCCGTCATCGCTCTTTCGCTAACTTTTTGTCTAACCTGCTGTCGGGATTAGCTGCCTATTCCTTCTTTCCCAAAAAGCCCGCCATAAAGTATGAATCCGTTCATACTAACCAATTAAGCATGATTTAA
- a CDS encoding TonB-dependent receptor, with translation MIKALLLILVTLLCSGDVFGQTLHRITGSVTDARDRTPLTGATVVLDDTNLFGVVGLDGSFVIRNVPPGTYTYTVSYVAYVTQTGSLTVEDEGLELHFRLEMSRAELDAVTLRAARDFRTEQSARVTEQTSPTVVNVVDARSIEMSPDVTVANVVQRVSGVSLERSSSGDGQHAIVRGMDKRYNYTLVNGIKIPSPEVKNRYVPLDIFPSDLLDRLIVTKALTPDMEGDAIGGVIDMRMRNAPDRFILNANVGLGYSQIYSDQDRLTSDFSVISTLSPHAANGADYRASVDDFPYGNIDFREEGAPVNRVFGLAIGNRFLNNRIGVIAAGSLQQNFRGANSLFFEMDVDREDNNPFYDTVQDRRISTEQIRGGLHVKTDFRINDRHKIDFYNALIRLEDRFNRAYADTNLRIGRGQGVGTGRISQNFRTRNQLQQIYNSTLQGTHLFANDNLLLDWSAVYSLATNDDPDMVDLKLITGRTINSAGEFVDEPVLLDRDLTRRWTNNEDEDIAGYFNALYTMDFAGNLLDFKAGAMYRHKNRTNSFNSYLLRASPITQVWSGDINNHTWNLFNPGGTPTDPLNYESQEDVFAWYGMATYERGRFRAIGGLRVETTDFSWETNGPQTLPGRTGQRDYTDILPSIHLRYQPQDNMNLRLSYFQSISRPNFFEVIPYSINEDDFRERGNPFLERTQAQNVDFRFELFPGALDQLMVALFFKEIKDPIESALIIDGQAIILQPNNFGTANNFGFELDVTKYIRNWGVRAYYTYTDSRITTSKIFRFRDDSGNLTSRELNQTRPLQGQSRHISNLTGLYKNSRTGTDVQLSAVFTGRRIIGVSPYYENDIWQRSFWQMDFSAEQRVGYGITAYLKINNLLNTPLRAEVPLPNTRNPQEAPYINTDSNTLVREEFFQQTWLIGLRYAL, from the coding sequence ATGATTAAAGCGCTGCTTCTGATTTTAGTCACCTTGTTATGTTCAGGGGATGTGTTCGGGCAAACCCTTCACCGCATCACCGGTTCTGTTACAGATGCGAGAGATCGCACTCCCCTTACCGGAGCAACAGTTGTTCTGGATGACACCAACCTTTTCGGTGTTGTCGGCCTTGACGGATCTTTTGTCATTCGCAATGTACCGCCTGGAACGTACACCTATACCGTTTCTTATGTGGCCTATGTTACGCAAACGGGCTCACTAACGGTAGAAGATGAGGGCCTTGAACTACATTTCAGGCTCGAAATGAGCCGTGCAGAACTCGATGCCGTTACCCTAAGAGCCGCCCGTGATTTCCGGACAGAACAAAGCGCGAGGGTTACCGAGCAAACTTCCCCAACGGTCGTAAACGTGGTTGATGCCCGTTCTATAGAAATGTCGCCTGATGTTACGGTGGCGAACGTAGTGCAGCGTGTATCGGGTGTTTCCCTGGAGCGCAGCAGCAGCGGCGACGGGCAACATGCTATTGTAAGGGGGATGGATAAACGCTACAATTACACCCTTGTAAACGGAATCAAAATCCCGAGTCCGGAAGTCAAAAACCGCTATGTACCCCTTGATATTTTTCCGTCAGATCTGCTCGACCGCCTGATTGTAACCAAAGCACTCACCCCTGATATGGAGGGAGATGCGATTGGAGGTGTTATTGATATGCGCATGCGAAACGCACCCGATCGGTTCATCCTGAATGCCAATGTGGGCTTAGGGTATAGTCAGATCTATTCTGATCAAGACCGCCTGACTTCTGATTTTTCCGTGATTTCAACCCTTTCCCCTCATGCAGCAAACGGAGCGGACTACAGAGCATCGGTTGACGATTTCCCCTATGGCAACATAGATTTTAGAGAGGAAGGGGCACCGGTAAACCGCGTATTTGGTCTTGCCATCGGAAATCGTTTTCTAAACAACAGGATTGGGGTGATTGCAGCCGGAAGCCTTCAGCAAAATTTCCGGGGTGCGAACAGCCTGTTTTTTGAGATGGATGTGGATCGGGAAGATAACAATCCCTTTTATGACACCGTACAGGACAGACGGATATCAACAGAACAAATTCGCGGCGGTCTGCATGTAAAGACTGATTTCCGAATCAATGACCGACATAAAATCGATTTTTATAACGCTCTAATTAGGCTTGAAGACCGCTTTAATCGCGCTTATGCCGATACTAATCTGCGCATCGGTCGCGGGCAGGGCGTCGGTACCGGGAGAATCAGCCAAAACTTCCGAACCCGTAATCAGCTGCAACAGATTTATAATTCGACCCTCCAAGGGACGCACCTGTTCGCAAATGACAACCTCCTTCTCGATTGGTCAGCAGTATATTCCCTCGCCACCAATGATGATCCGGACATGGTTGACCTGAAACTGATAACCGGGCGGACCATCAACAGTGCGGGGGAGTTTGTGGATGAGCCGGTACTTCTCGACCGCGATCTGACCCGACGGTGGACCAACAACGAAGACGAGGATATTGCCGGCTATTTCAATGCCCTTTATACGATGGATTTTGCTGGTAACCTGCTTGATTTTAAGGCCGGTGCCATGTACCGTCATAAAAACCGGACCAATTCTTTCAATAGCTATCTGCTGCGTGCATCTCCCATCACGCAAGTCTGGTCTGGGGATATCAATAATCACACCTGGAATTTGTTTAATCCCGGCGGTACACCTACAGACCCGCTCAACTATGAGTCGCAGGAAGATGTGTTTGCCTGGTACGGGATGGCGACCTACGAGCGCGGTCGGTTTCGCGCAATTGGGGGGCTTCGCGTTGAAACTACCGATTTTTCCTGGGAAACGAACGGACCGCAAACCCTGCCCGGCAGAACGGGGCAGCGCGACTATACCGATATTTTACCAAGCATTCACCTGCGCTATCAGCCACAGGATAATATGAACCTGAGACTGAGCTATTTTCAGTCGATCAGCCGGCCCAATTTCTTTGAGGTCATTCCTTACAGCATCAATGAAGACGACTTCCGTGAGCGCGGGAATCCTTTCCTTGAGCGTACGCAGGCCCAAAATGTAGATTTTCGTTTTGAGCTCTTCCCCGGCGCACTCGATCAGCTGATGGTCGCGCTTTTCTTCAAGGAAATCAAAGATCCCATTGAATCAGCACTTATTATTGATGGTCAGGCCATCATATTGCAACCCAATAATTTTGGGACGGCCAATAACTTCGGTTTTGAACTTGATGTTACCAAATACATTCGCAACTGGGGTGTTCGGGCATACTACACATATACCGATTCACGCATCACCACATCCAAAATATTCCGGTTCAGAGATGATAGCGGAAACCTAACCTCCCGCGAACTCAACCAAACACGACCGCTGCAGGGTCAAAGCCGCCACATTAGTAATCTTACCGGTCTCTACAAAAACAGCCGAACCGGCACCGACGTACAGCTATCAGCTGTGTTCACCGGCCGTCGGATCATTGGGGTTTCACCCTACTATGAGAACGACATCTGGCAGCGCTCTTTCTGGCAGATGGATTTTTCAGCCGAACAACGTGTAGGGTATGGCATAACGGCCTATCTCAAAATCAATAACCTGCTGAATACGCCGCTTAGGGCTGAGGTGCCTCTCCCGAACACGCGCAATCCGCAAGAAGCGCCCTACATCAATACCGATTCAAATACCCTCGTTCGGGAAGAATTTTTCCAACAAACCTGGCTTATTGGCCTCAGATACGCCCTTTAA
- a CDS encoding aldehyde dehydrogenase family protein: protein MLHAYPDFKEKYDNFINGKFVPPVDGEYFDAISPIDGKPFAKAARSNEKDIEMALDAAHAAADAWGRTSPTERAIILNKIADRMEENLEFLARVETVDNGKAVRETLNADLPLAIDHFRYFAGVIRAEEGSVAELDEHTVSMLIPEPLGVVGQIIPWNFPILMATWKLAPALAAGNCTVIKPAEQTPISIMCVMELIGDLLPPGVLNVVNGFGPEAGKPLAQSERIAKVAFTGETTTGQLIMQYASENLIPVTLELGGKSPNIFFSSVMDADDAFLDKCLEGAALFALNQGEVCTCPSRILVQEDIADAFIEKLVERVRKIRRGHPLDDTTMVGAQASKEQFDKIMNYINIGCAENAEVLVGGQAWKTAGNGIDEGFYVEPTVFKGSNDMRIFQEEIFGPVASLTTFKDEAEALAIANDTMYGLGAGVFTRDMHQAYQVPRQIKAGRVWVNCYHLYPAHAAFGGYKKSGFGRENHKMMLAHYRQTKNMLISYNKNALGFF from the coding sequence ATGCTACACGCTTATCCTGACTTCAAAGAAAAGTACGACAACTTTATTAATGGCAAATTTGTACCGCCGGTTGATGGCGAATACTTCGATGCCATTTCTCCGATCGACGGCAAGCCCTTCGCCAAGGCTGCCCGCTCCAACGAAAAAGATATCGAAATGGCCCTCGATGCCGCGCATGCCGCCGCCGATGCATGGGGACGCACCTCGCCAACCGAACGGGCGATCATACTCAACAAAATAGCCGACCGCATGGAGGAAAACCTCGAGTTCCTCGCCCGCGTCGAGACCGTCGATAACGGCAAGGCTGTTCGTGAAACCCTGAATGCCGACCTGCCCCTTGCCATCGATCACTTCCGCTACTTCGCAGGCGTCATCCGTGCAGAAGAAGGCAGCGTTGCCGAGCTCGATGAGCACACTGTGAGCATGCTCATCCCCGAGCCACTCGGTGTCGTAGGACAAATCATCCCCTGGAACTTCCCCATCCTGATGGCGACCTGGAAACTCGCGCCTGCCCTCGCTGCCGGAAACTGTACCGTCATCAAGCCTGCCGAGCAAACTCCGATCAGCATCATGTGTGTGATGGAGCTTATCGGCGATTTGCTCCCACCAGGTGTACTGAACGTCGTCAACGGATTTGGTCCCGAAGCCGGGAAGCCGCTTGCGCAGTCAGAGCGCATCGCAAAAGTCGCCTTCACCGGTGAAACAACAACCGGACAGCTGATCATGCAGTACGCCTCCGAGAACCTGATTCCGGTCACGCTCGAACTGGGCGGCAAGAGCCCGAACATCTTCTTCAGCAGCGTGATGGATGCGGACGATGCCTTCCTCGATAAATGCCTCGAAGGCGCCGCTTTGTTTGCGCTGAATCAGGGTGAAGTGTGTACCTGTCCGTCCCGTATTCTGGTGCAGGAAGACATCGCCGACGCCTTCATTGAAAAACTCGTGGAGCGCGTGCGCAAAATCCGTCGCGGTCACCCGCTCGATGACACAACCATGGTAGGCGCGCAGGCCTCCAAAGAGCAATTCGATAAAATTATGAACTACATCAACATCGGCTGCGCAGAAAATGCCGAAGTTCTTGTGGGCGGACAAGCCTGGAAGACCGCCGGCAACGGCATTGATGAAGGCTTCTACGTGGAACCCACCGTGTTCAAAGGCAGCAATGACATGCGCATTTTCCAGGAAGAAATCTTTGGCCCGGTCGCTTCCCTCACCACCTTCAAGGATGAAGCCGAAGCCCTTGCCATCGCCAACGATACCATGTACGGCCTCGGTGCCGGTGTCTTCACCCGGGATATGCATCAGGCGTATCAGGTGCCGCGTCAGATCAAGGCCGGCCGCGTTTGGGTGAACTGCTATCACCTGTATCCGGCGCACGCCGCTTTTGGCGGATACAAGAAGTCCGGCTTTGGCCGCGAGAACCACAAAATGATGCTCGCACACTATCGTCAGACCAAGAACATGCTCATCTCCTACAACAAAAATGCTCTCGGCTTCTTTTGA
- a CDS encoding 6-phosphofructokinase, giving the protein MKIAINTGGGDAPGLNAVIRAATKAALNRGWEVLGLRNGYASLYTDKPATRLTPDSVRGITMQGGTILGAANRGNPFEFPVLQADGSYTYEDRSDVVVSKLAELGVEAVVAIGGDGSMHLAHRLSEKGLKIVGVPKTIDNDLVGCDTTLGFDTACTIATEAIDRITTTAESHQRAMIVEVMGRYAGWIALHAGLASSADVILIPEIPFTLESVFKKLEQLKKQGKEHAVIVVAEGAQLKEGGHFIKGKQVGQAELLGGAAAFLEKEIMSQTGQETRSVILGHQQRGGRPSTYDRLISLRFGAEAIRAIEEGDFNKLVVMKENQLRRIPIADVAGKFKTVPTDSDTIMTARDLGICLGD; this is encoded by the coding sequence ATGAAAATTGCAATTAATACCGGTGGTGGTGATGCGCCGGGTCTCAATGCGGTGATTCGCGCGGCAACCAAAGCTGCCCTGAACCGCGGCTGGGAAGTCCTGGGACTGCGTAACGGCTATGCTTCTCTTTACACGGATAAACCGGCTACGCGCCTCACGCCTGATAGCGTTCGCGGCATTACGATGCAGGGCGGCACCATTTTGGGGGCAGCCAACCGCGGCAATCCCTTCGAGTTTCCGGTGCTGCAGGCCGATGGTAGCTACACCTACGAAGACCGCTCCGATGTTGTGGTCTCAAAACTTGCAGAGCTGGGTGTGGAGGCCGTAGTAGCCATCGGCGGTGACGGTTCTATGCACCTTGCGCACCGTTTGTCGGAAAAAGGTCTCAAAATTGTGGGCGTGCCTAAAACCATTGATAACGACCTTGTAGGCTGCGATACGACCCTGGGTTTTGATACGGCCTGCACCATTGCGACCGAAGCCATCGACCGCATTACGACAACCGCGGAATCCCATCAGCGGGCGATGATTGTGGAGGTGATGGGCCGCTATGCCGGCTGGATTGCGCTGCACGCGGGGCTGGCGTCTTCGGCAGATGTGATTCTGATTCCGGAAATCCCTTTTACGCTCGAATCTGTATTTAAAAAGCTGGAACAGCTTAAGAAGCAGGGTAAAGAGCACGCTGTAATTGTCGTAGCGGAAGGAGCCCAGCTCAAAGAAGGCGGTCACTTCATTAAAGGCAAGCAGGTGGGACAGGCTGAGTTGCTCGGCGGCGCTGCGGCCTTTCTCGAAAAGGAAATCATGAGCCAAACCGGACAGGAAACCCGTTCCGTCATTTTGGGTCATCAGCAGCGGGGCGGCCGACCAAGCACCTACGACCGCCTGATTTCACTCCGTTTCGGCGCCGAAGCCATCCGCGCTATTGAGGAAGGCGACTTCAACAAGCTCGTCGTGATGAAAGAAAATCAACTGCGCCGTATCCCGATCGCCGACGTTGCCGGCAAATTCAAAACCGTCCCGACCGACAGCGACACCATCATGACCGCCCGGGATTTAGGGATTTGCCTGGGAGACTAA
- the amaB gene encoding L-piperidine-6-carboxylate dehydrogenase: protein MQFLSNLGLQGFNYGTSTGQQTLGSESGSEKMTSYSPADGSVIGEVSVTTRDEYEQVIQAAQQSFETWRMTPAPQRGEIVRQIGDALRKHKDDLGQLVSWEMGKIYQEGLGEVQEMIDICDFAVGLSRQLYGLTMHSERPEHRMYEQWHPLGTVGIISAFNFPVAVWSWNAMIAAVCGDVCIWKPSEKTPLTAVACQNIVAEVLKANNLPEGIFCLINGDRTVGEWMTEDERVPLISATGSTRMGKEVAQVVGKRLGKTILELGGNNAIIISDQADIEMAVRATVFGAVGTAGQRCTSTRRIIIQEKVYDQVKSRLLEIYEMIRIGNPLEPDTLVGPLIDKDAVEAMQRSLAQVKEEGGTVIFGGEVLEGDGYENGLYVRPAVCEVKNEYEVVQRETFAPILYFIKYDTLNEAIAIHNNVKQGLSSAIFTLNMREAENFLSHRGSDCGIANVNIGTSGAEIGGAFGGEKETGGGRESGSDAWKAYMRRQTNTINWSTELPLAQGIKFDV, encoded by the coding sequence ATGCAATTTCTATCGAATCTCGGCCTTCAGGGCTTCAACTATGGTACTTCAACCGGACAGCAAACCCTCGGCAGCGAGTCCGGCTCCGAAAAAATGACCAGCTACTCCCCCGCCGATGGCTCCGTAATCGGCGAAGTCTCGGTCACGACCCGCGACGAATACGAGCAAGTCATACAGGCCGCCCAGCAATCCTTCGAAACCTGGCGTATGACGCCCGCCCCGCAGCGTGGTGAAATCGTGCGGCAAATCGGCGACGCCCTCCGCAAGCACAAAGACGACCTCGGTCAGCTCGTAAGCTGGGAGATGGGCAAAATCTATCAGGAAGGTCTGGGCGAAGTGCAGGAAATGATTGATATTTGTGACTTTGCCGTCGGTCTCTCCCGTCAGCTTTACGGCCTCACCATGCACTCCGAGCGGCCCGAACACCGCATGTACGAGCAATGGCACCCGCTCGGCACCGTCGGCATCATCAGCGCCTTCAACTTCCCCGTTGCCGTCTGGAGCTGGAACGCCATGATCGCCGCCGTTTGTGGCGACGTCTGCATCTGGAAACCCTCCGAAAAAACACCCCTCACCGCGGTAGCCTGTCAGAACATCGTTGCGGAAGTCCTCAAAGCCAACAACCTGCCCGAAGGCATCTTCTGCCTCATCAACGGCGACCGCACCGTGGGCGAATGGATGACCGAAGATGAGCGCGTCCCCCTCATTTCCGCAACCGGATCCACCCGCATGGGCAAGGAAGTCGCGCAGGTCGTCGGCAAGCGCCTCGGCAAAACCATCCTCGAGCTGGGCGGCAACAACGCCATCATCATCAGCGATCAGGCCGATATCGAAATGGCCGTGCGCGCCACCGTATTCGGCGCCGTCGGCACCGCGGGACAGCGCTGCACCAGCACGCGCCGCATCATCATTCAGGAAAAAGTGTACGATCAGGTCAAATCCCGCTTGCTCGAAATCTACGAAATGATCCGCATCGGCAACCCGCTTGAGCCCGACACCCTCGTAGGGCCGCTCATTGATAAAGACGCCGTCGAAGCCATGCAGCGCTCCCTCGCGCAGGTCAAAGAAGAAGGCGGCACCGTCATTTTCGGCGGTGAAGTGCTCGAAGGCGACGGCTACGAAAACGGCCTCTACGTGCGCCCCGCCGTCTGCGAAGTCAAAAACGAATACGAAGTCGTACAGCGCGAAACCTTCGCACCGATTCTCTACTTCATCAAATACGACACCCTCAACGAAGCCATCGCCATCCACAACAATGTAAAACAAGGCCTTAGCTCCGCCATCTTCACCCTCAACATGCGTGAAGCCGAAAACTTCCTGAGTCACCGCGGCTCCGATTGCGGCATCGCAAACGTCAACATCGGCACAAGCGGCGCGGAAATCGGCGGCGCCTTCGGGGGCGAAAAAGAAACCGGCGGCGGCCGCGAATCCGGCTCCGACGCCTGGAAAGCCTACATGCGCCGCCAAACCAACACCATCAACTGGAGCACCGAACTCCCGCTTGCCCAGGGCATCAAATTCGACGTCTGA